In a genomic window of Syntrophobacterales bacterium:
- a CDS encoding ADP-ribosylglycohydrolase family protein, translating into MFGAIAGDVIGSVFEHRAIKTTDFQLFQRYSRFTDDTVLTIAIAYSVLHQKDYAATLKLFGRKYPDAGYGGAFIEWIFEPESKPYNSWGNGSAMRVSPIGFAFSTVETVLLEAEKTAAVSHNHPEGIKGAQATALAVFLARTGENKTTIRKEISERFSYNLQRTVDEIRPNYRFDVSCQRSVPEAIIAFLDAENYEDAIRKAISLGGDSDTLACIAGGIAQAFYKEVPAEITVEVRKRLPQDFLEIIDTFNTRYMNS; encoded by the coding sequence ATGTTTGGTGCAATTGCAGGGGATGTGATCGGCTCCGTATTTGAGCATCGTGCTATAAAAACGACTGATTTTCAGTTATTTCAGAGATATTCTCGTTTTACTGATGATACGGTTCTCACAATCGCGATTGCTTATTCCGTATTACATCAAAAAGATTATGCGGCCACGCTCAAATTGTTTGGACGTAAATATCCAGATGCGGGTTACGGCGGGGCATTTATTGAATGGATATTTGAACCAGAAAGTAAGCCTTACAACAGTTGGGGAAACGGTTCCGCTATGCGTGTCAGTCCCATAGGGTTTGCTTTTTCTACAGTTGAAACTGTGTTATTAGAAGCCGAAAAAACTGCTGCAGTTTCTCATAATCATCCAGAAGGAATCAAAGGCGCGCAAGCTACGGCATTAGCTGTTTTTCTTGCTCGAACAGGGGAAAACAAAACCACTATCCGTAAAGAAATTAGTGAACGATTCAGTTATAATCTTCAACGGACGGTTGATGAGATCAGACCCAATTACAGATTTGATGTTTCCTGTCAGCGATCAGTACCAGAAGCCATAATAGCCTTTCTTGATGCAGAGAATTATGAGGATGCGATAAGAAAAGCTATCTCATTAGGCGGAGACAGTGATACTTTAGCTTGTATCGCTGGCGGAATTGCTCAGGCATTTTATAAAGAAGTTCCTGCAGAAATTACTGTGGAAGTAAGGAAAAGATTGCCACAAGACTTTTTAGAGATTATTGATACATTCAATACAAGATATATGAACAGCTAA
- the vsr gene encoding DNA mismatch endonuclease Vsr, with product MTDIVSKKQRSKLMSKVRSRDTKPEWILRCGLHRLGFRYRIKNSLLPGCPDLVFPKFHVVLFVHGCYWHRHPGCKDASMPKSNVDFWEKKFTENVERDRRIIRQLEILGWRILVVWECELTRKALETVYRVAYWLSQGKVCYDSGMKQHELLSVAEKKIRYRISSYDNDRN from the coding sequence ATGACTGATATCGTTAGCAAAAAACAACGATCTAAACTGATGTCGAAGGTGCGCAGCCGTGACACTAAGCCGGAATGGATTCTCCGATGTGGATTGCATAGACTCGGGTTTAGATACCGTATTAAAAACAGCCTCCTACCGGGTTGCCCGGATCTCGTCTTTCCAAAATTCCATGTAGTCCTGTTCGTCCACGGTTGTTATTGGCACAGACATCCAGGATGTAAAGACGCAAGCATGCCCAAGAGCAATGTCGATTTCTGGGAGAAAAAATTCACTGAAAATGTTGAAAGAGACCGTCGAATTATACGACAGCTCGAAATCCTTGGCTGGCGGATTTTGGTGGTATGGGAGTGCGAATTGACCAGAAAAGCGCTTGAAACCGTTTATCGGGTCGCTTATTGGCTTAGCCAAGGCAAAGTATGTTATGATAGTGGTATGAAACAACATGAGCTGCTATCCGTAGCGGAAAAAAAGATACGTTATCGAATATCCTCGTATGATAACGACCGGAACTAA
- a CDS encoding type II toxin-antitoxin system VapC family toxin — MNIVDSSGWLAYFADEINAKHFMAPLSNPTKLIVPAITIYEVFKVILRESSENEALQAVVAMQKGEVIDLNTSLALAAARLSLEHRLPMADSIILATAQEFRATIWTQDVDFKDMSKVKYFPKK, encoded by the coding sequence ATGAATATTGTAGATTCTTCAGGCTGGCTTGCTTATTTTGCTGATGAAATAAATGCAAAGCATTTTATGGCACCATTGAGTAATCCAACCAAGCTTATAGTTCCTGCAATAACCATATACGAAGTATTTAAAGTCATTCTGAGGGAATCCAGTGAGAATGAGGCATTACAGGCTGTCGTTGCCATGCAAAAAGGGGAAGTCATAGATTTAAATACATCACTGGCACTAGCAGCAGCAAGATTGAGTCTGGAACATCGGCTTCCAATGGCAGACAGTATTATTCTTGCAACGGCCCAAGAATTCAGGGCTACTATATGGACTCAAGATGTGGACTTTAAAGATATGAGTAAGGTCAAATATTTTCCAAAGAAATAA
- a CDS encoding lipocalin family protein — MKKLSIVLVLFLMGCIGIPENVKPVDNFKLEKYLGKWYEIARLDHSFERGLTQVTADYSLRDDGGIRVLNRGYSIKEKSWKEAEGKAYFAKGPDQGFLKVSFFGPFYGSYIVFELDHENYQYSLVCGPDKSYLWILARGPKMKKDIKNILIEKAAALGFDTPNLIFVDHDISPENAKRADSKGSAAD; from the coding sequence ATGAAAAAACTATCAATAGTTTTGGTTTTATTCTTAATGGGTTGCATTGGAATTCCTGAAAATGTAAAACCTGTTGATAATTTCAAGTTAGAAAAATATCTGGGTAAGTGGTACGAAATCGCCAGACTGGATCATTCATTTGAACGAGGATTGACCCAGGTAACAGCAGATTACAGTTTGCGTGATGATGGGGGTATCAGGGTATTAAATCGCGGTTATTCTATTAAGGAAAAGTCATGGAAAGAGGCCGAAGGGAAGGCTTATTTTGCAAAAGGACCTGACCAGGGTTTTCTGAAAGTTTCCTTCTTTGGCCCCTTTTATGGTTCTTATATAGTTTTTGAACTTGATCACGAGAATTATCAATATTCACTGGTATGTGGCCCTGACAAATCTTATTTATGGATCCTGGCCAGAGGTCCAAAAATGAAAAAAGATATAAAAAATATTCTCATAGAAAAAGCTGCGGCATTGGGTTTTGACACGCCTAATTTGATCTTTGTCGATCATGACATATCGCCTGAAAATGCTAAGCGAGCCGACTCAAAAGGCAGCGCGGCTGATTAG
- a CDS encoding AbrB/MazE/SpoVT family DNA-binding domain-containing protein, whose protein sequence is MQSVTVSPKYQVVIPKDVRESLKLQPGQKMQVVEYAGRIELIPERDIKELRGFLKGINTEFKREEDRL, encoded by the coding sequence ATGCAATCAGTCACTGTATCACCGAAATATCAGGTGGTTATACCCAAAGACGTCAGAGAATCATTAAAGCTTCAGCCGGGGCAAAAAATGCAAGTCGTAGAATATGCCGGAAGGATTGAACTTATTCCTGAACGTGATATCAAAGAGCTCCGTGGATTTCTCAAAGGCATCAATACAGAATTCAAGCGCGAGGAAGATAGATTATGA
- a CDS encoding AbrB/MazE/SpoVT family DNA-binding domain-containing protein, with the protein MLAKIQKWGNSQGLRISKNLLSEAQLDVGDEVDISVKEGIMLVAPAKKIRGRYCLKDLVARIPKGYKPGEIEWGESTGKEIW; encoded by the coding sequence ATGCTTGCAAAAATTCAAAAATGGGGGAATAGTCAGGGGCTTCGTATCTCCAAAAATCTGCTCTCGGAGGCACAGCTTGATGTCGGCGATGAAGTTGATATCAGTGTAAAAGAAGGCATTATGCTTGTGGCCCCAGCCAAAAAAATACGCGGCCGCTACTGCCTGAAGGATCTTGTGGCACGTATTCCTAAAGGCTACAAGCCCGGTGAGATTGAATGGGGTGAATCAACCGGCAAGGAGATCTGGTAG
- a CDS encoding DNA cytosine methyltransferase, with protein sequence MEPERFAVVDLFSGAGGMSYGFHKHASFEVIAAADAELGKPSTGQGRLQCNSTYFKNIGFMPARLDLTAIAPDKLRSKLGLSDQQHITVLAACPPCTGFSRANPENHLRDDKRNSLVRRSAQFAVALSVDIVVMENARELIRGNFKHHYEWFREYLESHGYNVFGRTYMLSRFGLPQIRERAIVIAAKQHLPLHTLDSLWDGWGAADEALTVKRTFEMIASDADGFDLYPNFSSDVVRRRIAAIPKDGGSWMDLLPRRDADELLTDAMKRIVAHKRFGSYPDVYGRMVWGKPAPTIKRECSHVGNGRYAHPEKDRLCSVREMAALQGFPNDFALNGAAVSNMYRHIGDAVPPLISYQLAHLAHWILTGKQPQIKDIILRGTNLRQSDIMKKGQQEFFYD encoded by the coding sequence ATGGAACCAGAACGATTTGCAGTTGTCGATCTTTTTTCCGGAGCCGGAGGGATGAGCTACGGATTCCATAAGCATGCATCTTTCGAGGTAATTGCCGCAGCCGATGCTGAACTGGGGAAGCCGAGCACCGGGCAAGGCAGGCTACAGTGCAATAGCACCTATTTTAAAAACATTGGTTTTATGCCAGCCCGATTGGATTTGACGGCCATTGCTCCTGACAAATTGCGTTCTAAGCTTGGTTTGTCTGACCAACAGCATATCACCGTTCTTGCGGCGTGCCCGCCATGCACCGGGTTCAGTCGAGCCAATCCTGAGAATCATCTTCGTGATGACAAACGAAACAGCTTGGTGCGTCGATCGGCTCAGTTCGCTGTTGCCCTATCGGTTGATATCGTGGTCATGGAAAACGCTCGTGAGCTGATTCGAGGTAACTTCAAGCACCATTATGAGTGGTTCCGGGAGTATCTGGAGAGCCACGGATACAACGTGTTTGGCCGGACTTACATGCTATCCAGATTCGGACTACCACAAATTCGTGAGCGGGCAATCGTGATCGCCGCCAAGCAGCATCTTCCGCTTCATACGTTAGACAGTCTGTGGGATGGCTGGGGTGCCGCAGATGAAGCTTTGACCGTCAAAAGAACTTTTGAAATGATTGCGTCTGATGCCGATGGCTTTGATCTTTACCCGAATTTCTCGTCCGATGTAGTGCGGCGAAGAATAGCAGCAATTCCAAAGGATGGCGGCTCATGGATGGATCTCTTACCGCGTAGAGATGCCGACGAGCTGTTGACTGATGCGATGAAGCGGATCGTTGCCCACAAGCGGTTCGGATCCTACCCTGACGTTTACGGTCGCATGGTTTGGGGCAAACCCGCTCCCACAATTAAGCGCGAGTGCTCCCATGTTGGAAACGGCCGATACGCGCACCCCGAGAAGGATCGACTATGTTCTGTGCGAGAGATGGCGGCTTTGCAAGGGTTCCCGAACGATTTTGCGCTCAACGGGGCCGCCGTATCGAATATGTACCGTCACATAGGCGATGCGGTACCTCCCTTGATTTCCTATCAGCTGGCACATCTAGCTCACTGGATTCTAACGGGGAAGCAACCCCAAATTAAAGATATAATCCTACGAGGGACTAACCTGAGACAATCGGACATAATGAAAAAAGGTCAGCAGGAGTTTTTCTATGATTAA
- the katG gene encoding catalase/peroxidase HPI has translation MTGDNKCPVTGRNSKQVAGGGTSNRDWWPNQLNLRILHQQDKKSNPTGEDFNYTEEFKKLDLEAVKKDLHALMTDSQDWWPADWGHYGPLFIRMAWHSAGTYRMGDGRGGAGTGNQRLAPLNSWPDNVNLDKARRLLWPVKQKYGCTISWADLMILAGNVALESMGFKTFGFAGGRVDVWEPEEDIYWGSEDEWLGDKRYSSDRDLENPLAAGQMGLIYVNPEGPNGNPDPVASGRDVRETFSRMAMNDEETVALVAGGHTFGKCHGAGPATHVGPEPEAAGLEEQGLGWKSNFKSGKGGDTISSGIEGAWKPNPIRWDMGYLKVLFKYEWELVKSPAGAHQWLAKDVEDEDMVVDAHNPKQKLRPMMTTADLSLRFDPIYEPIARRYLANPEEFADAFARAWFKLTHRDMGPRSRYLGPEVPAEELIWQDPIPAVDHKLVDDRDIAALKAEIMASGLSVSDLVSTAWASASTFRGSDMRGGANGARIRLAPQKDWEVNEPDRLAKVLKSLDGIRSVFNDAQSGGKKVSLADLIVLGGCAGVEQAARNAGHDVTVPFTPGRMDASQEQTDVASFGVLEPKADGFRNYQKAKYAVSACEMLVDKAQLLTLTAPEMTVLLGGMRVLGANFGGSRHGVFTKRPETLTNDFFVNLLDMGTEWKATSEEEDLFEGRDCKTGELKWTATGVDLIFGSNSQLRAVAEVYGCQDSREKFTSDFVAVWNKIMNLDRFDLA, from the coding sequence ATGACTGGAGATAACAAGTGCCCGGTGACGGGCAGAAATAGCAAACAAGTAGCTGGCGGCGGCACGTCTAACCGCGACTGGTGGCCCAACCAACTGAACCTCAGAATTCTGCATCAGCAGGACAAGAAGAGCAACCCGACGGGCGAGGACTTCAATTACACCGAGGAGTTCAAGAAACTCGACCTGGAGGCTGTCAAGAAGGATCTCCATGCGTTAATGACCGACTCGCAGGATTGGTGGCCTGCCGACTGGGGTCACTACGGACCGCTTTTCATCCGGATGGCCTGGCACAGCGCCGGCACCTACCGCATGGGCGACGGCCGCGGCGGCGCGGGGACCGGTAATCAGCGTCTTGCGCCCCTCAACAGCTGGCCCGACAACGTGAACCTCGACAAGGCACGCCGTCTGCTCTGGCCGGTCAAGCAGAAATATGGCTGCACAATTTCCTGGGCTGACCTGATGATCCTGGCCGGCAACGTCGCCCTTGAGTCGATGGGCTTCAAAACATTCGGCTTCGCCGGCGGGCGTGTGGATGTCTGGGAACCGGAAGAGGACATCTACTGGGGCAGCGAGGACGAATGGCTCGGCGACAAACGCTATTCGAGCGACCGCGATCTTGAAAACCCGCTCGCCGCCGGCCAGATGGGCCTGATCTATGTCAATCCTGAAGGACCCAACGGCAATCCCGATCCTGTCGCCTCGGGCCGGGACGTTCGGGAAACCTTCTCACGTATGGCCATGAACGACGAAGAAACCGTTGCGCTCGTTGCCGGCGGGCACACCTTTGGCAAATGCCACGGTGCCGGTCCCGCGACCCACGTGGGCCCCGAACCGGAAGCCGCCGGCCTTGAAGAACAGGGCCTTGGCTGGAAGAGCAATTTCAAAAGCGGCAAGGGCGGCGACACGATCAGCAGCGGCATCGAGGGCGCCTGGAAACCGAATCCGATCCGATGGGATATGGGCTATCTCAAGGTGCTGTTCAAGTACGAATGGGAACTCGTCAAGAGCCCGGCCGGAGCACATCAGTGGCTAGCCAAGGACGTGGAAGACGAGGACATGGTGGTCGACGCGCACAACCCGAAGCAAAAACTCCGGCCGATGATGACCACAGCGGACCTCTCTCTTCGCTTCGATCCGATCTACGAGCCTATCGCGCGGCGCTACCTGGCCAATCCAGAGGAATTCGCCGACGCCTTCGCCCGGGCCTGGTTCAAGCTGACGCACCGCGACATGGGCCCCCGATCGCGCTATCTCGGTCCGGAGGTTCCGGCAGAGGAACTCATCTGGCAGGATCCCATCCCCGCCGTCGATCACAAACTTGTCGACGACCGGGATATCGCCGCTCTCAAGGCCGAGATTATGGCTTCCGGCTTATCCGTGTCGGATCTGGTTTCGACCGCCTGGGCGTCGGCCTCCACCTTCCGCGGTTCCGACATGCGTGGCGGAGCAAACGGCGCCCGCATTCGTCTTGCTCCACAGAAGGATTGGGAAGTCAACGAGCCAGACCGGCTGGCGAAGGTGCTCAAGAGCCTGGATGGTATACGAAGTGTGTTTAACGACGCGCAGTCCGGCGGAAAAAAGGTTTCACTGGCGGACCTGATCGTTCTGGGCGGCTGCGCGGGCGTCGAACAGGCGGCCAGGAATGCCGGTCACGATGTGACGGTTCCCTTCACGCCTGGACGCATGGACGCCTCACAGGAACAGACCGATGTGGCCTCCTTCGGCGTACTCGAGCCCAAGGCCGACGGTTTCCGCAACTACCAGAAGGCCAAGTACGCCGTATCGGCATGTGAGATGCTGGTCGACAAGGCCCAACTCCTGACGTTGACCGCTCCTGAGATGACGGTTCTCCTCGGCGGTATGCGCGTCCTGGGCGCGAACTTCGGCGGGTCGCGGCATGGTGTCTTCACCAAGAGGCCGGAGACACTGACCAACGACTTTTTCGTGAACCTGCTCGACATGGGCACGGAATGGAAGGCAACTTCAGAAGAGGAAGACCTGTTCGAGGGCCGCGATTGCAAGACGGGCGAACTCAAGTGGACCGCCACCGGTGTCGACCTGATCTTCGGTTCGAACTCCCAGCTCCGGGCCGTGGCCGAAGTATATGGTTGTCAGGACTCCCGGGAGAAGTTCACAAGTGATTTTGTTGCGGTCTGGAACAAAATCATGAATCTCGACCGGTTCGACCTGGCTTGA